Sequence from the Amycolatopsis sp. NBC_00345 genome:
TGGCCTGCTTCACAAACTGCAACTTTGCAGAACGTGCAAGTTTCCCGCTACCCTGGTCCGCATGCCCCCCGCCGGCCTGCGCGAGCGCAAGAAGCTCGAAACCCACCGGACGCTCGCCACCATCGCCGTCCGGCTGGTCGGCGAGCGCGGTCTGGACCACGTGACGGTCGAGGACATCGCCGCCGAGGCCGGGGTCTCCGCGCGCACCTTCTTCAACTACTTCGCGTCCAAAGAGGACTCCGTGGTGATCGCCTACGCCGACCACGCCGAGCGCGCCCACCGGATGGTCGGCCGCATCACCGCGCAGCCGGCCGGGATCGGCGCCCGCGACGCGCTGGTCGCCGCGCTGCGCGAGGACCTGGCCGAAATCGCCGGGCACCGCGACGAGTGGCTCACCCGGATCCGGATCATCAAGGAGAACCCGGGCCTGACGCTGCGGGCGATGTCGCTCAGCTCCGAAGCCGTCGAGCCGATCGTCGCCGCCATCGCGCGGCGCAGCGGCACCGACCCGGCGAAGGACGTGTTCCCGTCGCTGCTGCTGAGCGCGATCGGCGGCGCGATGAACGCCGCCCTGATGCTCTGGCGCGACCTCG
This genomic interval carries:
- a CDS encoding TetR/AcrR family transcriptional regulator; the protein is MPPAGLRERKKLETHRTLATIAVRLVGERGLDHVTVEDIAAEAGVSARTFFNYFASKEDSVVIAYADHAERAHRMVGRITAQPAGIGARDALVAALREDLAEIAGHRDEWLTRIRIIKENPGLTLRAMSLSSEAVEPIVAAIARRSGTDPAKDVFPSLLLSAIGGAMNAALMLWRDLGGRRPLLELFDEAVAALATGLADPR